The Burkholderia lata genome contains a region encoding:
- the phoU gene encoding phosphate signaling complex protein PhoU encodes MSDKHLSSQFDADLNAVSSKVLEMGGLVESQIVGAMHALNDFDRDAAEKVIANEEVLNTMEVDIDQECGNIIARRQPAARDLRLLMSISKTITNLERAGDEAEKIAKRVRRLVDEPAARTVNIAEIKVSGEMAVTILRRALDAFARLDTVAAAQIVKDDKEIDLEFRAFVRKLVSYMQEDPRTISVGLEYLFIAKAIERIGDHAKNIAEFIIYIVKGTDVRHQPRDTLDREANS; translated from the coding sequence ATGTCGGATAAACATCTGTCGAGCCAGTTCGACGCGGACCTGAATGCCGTGTCGTCGAAAGTGCTGGAAATGGGCGGGCTCGTCGAGTCGCAGATCGTCGGCGCGATGCACGCGCTGAACGACTTCGATCGCGATGCAGCCGAGAAGGTGATCGCAAACGAAGAAGTCCTGAACACGATGGAAGTCGACATCGACCAGGAGTGCGGCAACATCATCGCGCGGAGGCAGCCTGCTGCGCGTGACCTGCGCCTTTTGATGTCGATTTCGAAAACGATTACGAACCTCGAGCGCGCAGGCGACGAGGCCGAGAAGATCGCGAAGCGTGTACGCCGCCTGGTCGACGAGCCGGCCGCGCGCACGGTCAACATCGCCGAGATCAAGGTGTCGGGCGAGATGGCCGTGACGATCCTGCGCCGCGCGCTCGACGCGTTCGCGCGTCTCGATACGGTGGCCGCCGCACAGATCGTCAAGGACGACAAGGAAATCGACCTGGAATTCCGCGCGTTCGTGCGCAAGCTCGTGTCGTACATGCAGGAAGATCCGCGCACGATCTCGGTCGGCCTGGAATACCTGTTCATCGCGAAGGCGATCGAGCGGATCGGCGATCACGCGAAGAACATCGCCGAATTCATCATCTACATCGTGAAGGGCACCGACGTGCGGCACCAGCCGCGCGACACGCTCGATCGCGAAGCCAACAGTTAA
- the pstC gene encoding phosphate ABC transporter permease PstC produces MSDISYTSSRSADVAQQRAPSRLGDVVFGGLARLAAIVTLLLLGGIIVSLIIASMPTIQKFGLGFLWQSEWDPNSDIYGALVPIYGTIVTSVIALVIAVPVSFGIALFLTELSPVWLRRPLGIAIELLAAIPSIVYGMWGLLVFAPIFAEYFQKPLGHLFKDVWILGPLTAGPPIGIGILAAGVILAIMIIPYIASVMRDVFEVTPVLLKESAYGIGCTTWEVMWKVVLPYTKTGVIGGVMLGLGRALGETMAVTFVIGNTNLLDSISLFAPGNSITSALANEFAEAQPGLHTSALMELGLILFVITFIVLSISKLLLLRLEKGEGKK; encoded by the coding sequence ATGTCTGATATTTCCTATACGTCCTCACGGTCCGCCGACGTTGCGCAGCAACGCGCGCCGAGCCGCCTCGGGGATGTCGTATTCGGCGGTCTTGCACGGCTTGCCGCCATCGTGACCCTGCTGCTGCTCGGCGGGATCATCGTTTCCCTGATCATTGCGTCGATGCCGACCATCCAGAAGTTCGGCCTCGGCTTCCTGTGGCAATCCGAGTGGGATCCCAACTCGGACATCTATGGCGCGCTGGTGCCGATCTACGGCACGATCGTGACGTCGGTCATCGCGCTCGTCATCGCGGTGCCGGTCAGCTTCGGTATCGCACTGTTCCTCACCGAGCTGTCGCCCGTGTGGCTGCGCCGCCCGCTCGGCATCGCGATCGAGCTGCTCGCCGCGATTCCGTCGATCGTGTACGGCATGTGGGGCCTGCTCGTGTTCGCGCCGATCTTCGCGGAATACTTCCAGAAACCGCTCGGCCACCTGTTCAAGGACGTGTGGATTCTCGGCCCGCTGACCGCCGGCCCGCCGATCGGTATCGGCATCCTCGCAGCCGGCGTGATCCTCGCGATCATGATCATCCCGTACATCGCGTCGGTGATGCGTGACGTGTTCGAAGTCACGCCCGTGCTGCTGAAGGAATCGGCATACGGGATCGGCTGCACGACCTGGGAAGTGATGTGGAAAGTCGTGCTGCCCTATACGAAGACCGGTGTGATCGGCGGCGTGATGCTCGGCCTCGGCCGCGCGCTCGGCGAGACGATGGCCGTGACCTTCGTGATCGGCAACACGAACCTGCTCGACAGCATTTCTCTGTTCGCACCGGGCAACAGCATCACGTCGGCGCTCGCGAACGAATTCGCTGAAGCGCAACCGGGCCTGCATACGTCCGCGCTGATGGAACTGGGCCTGATCCTGTTCGTGATCACGTTCATCGTGCTGTCCATCTCCAAACTGCTGCTGCTTCGTCTCGAGAAGGGAGAGGGCAAGAAATGA
- the ppk1 gene encoding polyphosphate kinase 1 — protein MSVRYPLLNRELGILGFNERVLAQAADPQVPLLERLRFICITSSNLDEFFEVRMAGLQEQIRDNPGALTPDGMSLQHAYDLVVERAQRLVHRQYTMLHETVLPALEQEGIYFHASDTWNDEQLEWARRYFLDELLPVLTPIGLDPAHPFPRVLNKSLNFVVELEGRDAFGRQAVMGIVQAPRALPRVVRMPHALSGFEHGFVLLSSFMQYFVGELFPQLTVKSCNQFRITRNSELFVDEDEITNLRVALQGELPARHLGNAVRLEVSADTPPHIVRRLLVESELGEKDCYRVAGSVNLVRLMQIPDLVDRPDLKFTPFTASTPSAITNAPTMFDAIDNGDILLHHPYESFQPVLELLQQAARDPSVVAIKQTIYRTGTDSPLMDALMEAARNGKEVTVVVELLARFDEETNINWASQLEAVGAHVVYGVVGHKCHAKMMLIVRRVVQAGKASLRRYVHLGTGNYHPRTARLYTDFGLMTADQKICEDVHHVFQQLTGIGGELTLHELWQSPFTLHPRIIDAIRVEIDNARAGKRARVVAKMNALLEPTVIAALYEASQAGVKVDLIVRGVCALKPGVPGLSENITVRSIVGRFLEHHRIYYFHANGAEDVYLSSADWMDRNLFRRVEVAFPIRDRKLKRRVIAEGLSVCLGDNQSAWQMHSDGHYRRRRAGKTIRNAQLGLLAKFCS, from the coding sequence ATGTCCGTCCGTTATCCGCTTCTCAATCGTGAACTCGGCATCCTCGGTTTCAACGAGCGCGTGCTGGCCCAGGCAGCCGATCCGCAAGTCCCGTTGCTCGAGCGCCTCCGCTTCATCTGCATCACCAGCAGCAACCTCGACGAATTTTTCGAAGTCCGGATGGCCGGGCTGCAGGAGCAGATCCGCGACAACCCCGGCGCACTGACGCCCGACGGCATGTCGTTACAACACGCTTACGATCTCGTCGTCGAACGCGCGCAACGGCTCGTCCATCGACAGTACACGATGCTGCACGAAACCGTGCTGCCCGCGCTCGAACAGGAAGGCATCTACTTCCATGCGAGCGACACGTGGAACGACGAGCAGCTCGAATGGGCGCGGCGCTACTTCCTCGACGAGCTGCTGCCCGTGCTGACGCCGATCGGCCTCGATCCCGCTCACCCGTTCCCGCGCGTGCTGAACAAGAGTCTGAACTTCGTCGTCGAGCTCGAAGGCCGCGACGCATTCGGCCGCCAGGCCGTGATGGGCATCGTGCAGGCGCCGCGCGCGCTGCCGCGCGTCGTGCGCATGCCGCACGCGCTGTCGGGCTTCGAGCACGGCTTCGTGCTGCTGAGCTCGTTCATGCAGTACTTCGTCGGCGAGCTCTTCCCGCAACTGACCGTGAAGAGTTGCAACCAGTTCCGCATCACGCGCAACAGCGAGCTGTTCGTCGACGAAGACGAAATCACGAACCTGCGCGTCGCACTGCAGGGCGAACTGCCCGCGCGCCACCTTGGCAACGCGGTGCGCCTCGAGGTGTCGGCCGACACGCCGCCGCACATCGTGCGACGCCTGCTCGTGGAAAGCGAACTCGGCGAGAAGGACTGCTATCGCGTGGCCGGATCGGTGAACCTCGTGCGGCTGATGCAGATCCCCGATCTCGTCGATCGCCCCGACCTGAAGTTCACGCCGTTCACCGCGTCGACCCCGTCCGCGATCACGAACGCGCCGACGATGTTCGACGCGATCGACAACGGCGACATCCTGCTGCACCACCCGTACGAGAGCTTCCAGCCGGTGCTCGAACTGCTGCAGCAGGCCGCGCGGGATCCGAGCGTCGTTGCGATCAAGCAGACGATCTACCGCACCGGCACCGATTCGCCGCTGATGGACGCGCTGATGGAAGCCGCGCGCAACGGCAAGGAAGTGACGGTCGTCGTCGAACTGCTCGCGCGCTTCGACGAGGAAACCAACATCAACTGGGCGTCGCAGCTCGAAGCCGTCGGCGCGCATGTCGTGTACGGCGTGGTCGGCCACAAGTGCCACGCGAAGATGATGCTGATCGTGCGGCGCGTCGTGCAGGCCGGCAAGGCATCGCTGCGCCGCTATGTGCACCTCGGCACCGGCAACTACCACCCGCGTACGGCACGCCTCTACACCGACTTCGGGCTGATGACGGCCGACCAGAAGATCTGCGAGGACGTCCATCACGTGTTCCAGCAACTGACGGGCATCGGCGGCGAGCTCACGCTGCACGAGCTGTGGCAGTCGCCGTTCACGCTGCATCCGCGCATCATCGACGCGATCCGCGTCGAGATCGACAATGCGCGCGCCGGCAAGCGCGCACGCGTCGTCGCGAAGATGAACGCACTGCTGGAGCCGACGGTGATCGCCGCGCTGTATGAAGCGTCGCAGGCCGGCGTCAAGGTCGACCTGATCGTGCGCGGTGTCTGCGCGCTGAAGCCCGGCGTGCCGGGGCTGTCGGAAAACATCACCGTGCGCTCGATCGTCGGCCGCTTCCTCGAGCACCACCGGATCTACTATTTCCACGCGAACGGTGCCGAGGACGTCTATCTGTCGAGCGCCGACTGGATGGACCGCAACCTGTTCCGCCGCGTCGAAGTCGCGTTCCCGATCCGCGATCGCAAGCTCAAGCGGCGCGTGATCGCCGAAGGCCTGTCGGTGTGCCTCGGCGACAACCAGTCGGCATGGCAGATGCACAGCGACGGCCACTACCGTCGCCGTCGCGCGGGCAAGACGATCCGCAACGCGCAACTCGGGTTGCTCGCGAAGTTCTGTTCTTGA
- the phoB gene encoding phosphate regulon transcriptional regulator PhoB: MPSNILVVEDEPAISELISVNLQHAGHCPIRAYNAEQAQNLISDVLPDLVLLDWMLPGKSGIAFARDLRNNERTKHIPIIMLTARGDEQDKVLGLEIGADDYVTKPFSPKELMARIKAVLRRRAPQLTEDVVAINGLRLDPATHRVAAHAEGSEIKLDLGPTEFRLLHFFMTHPERVHSRTQLLDQVWGDHVFVEERTVDVHIKRLRAALKPAGCDAMIETVRGSGYRLAKHA; the protein is encoded by the coding sequence ATGCCCAGCAACATTCTCGTCGTTGAAGATGAGCCCGCGATTTCCGAACTGATCTCGGTGAATCTCCAGCACGCCGGTCACTGCCCGATCCGCGCGTACAACGCCGAACAGGCTCAAAACCTGATCAGCGACGTGCTGCCCGATCTCGTGCTGCTCGACTGGATGCTGCCGGGCAAGTCCGGTATCGCGTTCGCGCGCGACCTGCGCAACAACGAACGGACCAAGCACATCCCGATCATCATGCTGACTGCCCGCGGCGACGAGCAGGACAAGGTGCTCGGCCTCGAAATCGGCGCGGACGACTACGTGACGAAGCCGTTTTCGCCGAAGGAGCTGATGGCGCGGATCAAGGCCGTGCTGCGCCGCCGCGCGCCGCAGCTGACCGAGGACGTCGTGGCGATCAACGGGCTGCGCCTCGACCCGGCCACGCATCGCGTCGCCGCGCATGCGGAAGGCAGCGAGATCAAGCTCGATCTCGGCCCGACCGAGTTCCGCCTGCTGCATTTCTTCATGACGCATCCGGAGCGCGTGCACAGCCGCACGCAACTGCTCGACCAGGTGTGGGGCGACCATGTATTCGTCGAGGAGCGCACCGTCGACGTGCACATCAAACGATTGCGCGCGGCCTTGAAACCGGCCGGCTGCGATGCGATGATCGAGACCGTGCGCGGCAGCGGCTACCGGCTCGCCAAGCACGCGTAA
- the pstA gene encoding phosphate ABC transporter permease PstA, with the protein MSEPIMNFPGPDGAVLDAMRNRLQRKRKAINAIALAASLGAMAFGLLWLVWILYTTVHLGISGLSLQLFTESTPAPNTEGGGLANAIVGSLLLCGFGTLVGTPIGILAGVYLAEYGQKNLLASTIRFINDILLSAPSIVIGLFVYAIVVAKSGRFSGWAGVIALALLQIPIVIRTTENMLKLVPNALREAAFALGTPKWRMVLKITLRASVGGIVTGVLLAIARIAGETAPLLFTALSNQFFSWDMSQPMANLPVTIYKFAMSPFAEWQSLAWAGVFLITLGVLGLNILARSIFSKK; encoded by the coding sequence ATGAGCGAGCCCATCATGAATTTCCCGGGTCCGGACGGCGCCGTGCTCGACGCGATGCGCAATCGCCTGCAGCGCAAGCGCAAGGCCATCAACGCGATCGCGCTGGCTGCGTCACTCGGCGCGATGGCCTTCGGCCTGCTGTGGCTCGTGTGGATTCTCTACACGACGGTGCATCTCGGCATCAGCGGCCTGTCGCTGCAACTGTTCACGGAATCGACGCCGGCACCGAACACGGAGGGCGGCGGTCTCGCGAACGCGATCGTCGGCAGCCTGCTGCTGTGCGGCTTCGGCACGCTGGTCGGCACGCCGATCGGCATCCTCGCGGGCGTCTATCTCGCCGAATACGGCCAGAAGAACCTGCTGGCGAGCACGATCCGTTTCATCAACGACATCCTGCTGTCCGCGCCGTCGATCGTCATCGGCCTGTTCGTGTATGCGATCGTCGTCGCGAAGTCGGGGCGCTTCTCGGGCTGGGCCGGCGTGATTGCGCTCGCCCTGCTGCAGATTCCGATCGTGATCCGCACGACCGAGAACATGCTGAAGCTCGTGCCGAACGCGCTGCGTGAAGCGGCCTTCGCGCTCGGTACGCCGAAGTGGCGCATGGTGCTGAAGATCACGCTGCGCGCATCGGTCGGCGGGATCGTGACGGGCGTGCTGCTTGCCATCGCGCGAATCGCCGGCGAAACGGCGCCGCTGCTGTTCACCGCGCTGTCGAACCAGTTCTTCTCGTGGGACATGAGCCAGCCGATGGCGAACCTGCCGGTCACGATCTACAAGTTCGCGATGAGCCCGTTCGCGGAATGGCAGTCGCTGGCGTGGGCGGGCGTGTTTCTGATTACGCTCGGGGTGCTCGGACTCAACATCCTGGCGCGCTCGATCTTCTCGAAAAAGTAA
- the phoR gene encoding phosphate regulon sensor histidine kinase PhoR: MNIIWARFLVSLVLLVLIGVLVGVFAGPTAGLVFVVVMLVAQGFFSTFHTQRLWRLLDAPVYGEVPSAPGIWGEIYYRLHKLAKQWHAQVRQVEQQHSRFIQAIQASPNGVAMLDDHDQIEWCNSIAEVHFGLDAKRDLRQHITNLVRHPEFVRYLNAQHYDETLVMRGMGDSRQNVLEVQVFPYGENRKLLLTQDITELERTDAMRRDFVANVSHELKTPLTVLSGFLETMRELPLNEEDRARYLDMMEQQASRMRHIVTDLLVLAKLEGESKPPLDRAIDMRAVFDHLKEDAQTLSNGHHDIAFTIDETLGVTGAQTELFSAFANLVTNAIRYTPEGGKIVVTWRREGAQGVFSVTDSGFGIPAADLPRLTERFYRVDRSRSRDTGGTGLGLAIVKHVLQRHDAHLYVQSEEGRGSTFTARFPGSRIIAIRPAAYEA, translated from the coding sequence ATGAACATCATCTGGGCGCGCTTTCTGGTGTCGCTCGTGCTGCTCGTGCTGATCGGCGTATTGGTCGGCGTCTTCGCCGGCCCGACCGCGGGCCTCGTGTTCGTGGTCGTGATGCTGGTCGCGCAGGGCTTTTTCAGCACCTTTCATACGCAGCGTCTGTGGCGCCTGCTCGATGCACCGGTCTATGGCGAGGTGCCGAGCGCGCCGGGCATCTGGGGTGAAATCTACTATCGTCTGCACAAGCTCGCGAAGCAGTGGCATGCGCAGGTGCGTCAGGTCGAGCAGCAGCATTCGCGCTTCATCCAGGCGATCCAGGCATCGCCGAACGGCGTCGCGATGCTCGACGACCATGACCAGATCGAGTGGTGCAATTCGATCGCCGAGGTGCATTTCGGCCTCGACGCGAAGCGCGACCTGCGCCAGCACATCACCAACCTGGTGCGCCATCCCGAGTTCGTCCGCTATCTGAACGCGCAGCATTACGACGAGACGCTCGTGATGCGCGGCATGGGCGACTCGCGGCAGAACGTGCTGGAAGTGCAGGTGTTTCCGTACGGCGAGAATCGCAAGCTGCTGCTCACGCAGGACATCACCGAGCTCGAGCGGACCGACGCGATGCGGCGCGACTTCGTCGCGAACGTGTCGCACGAATTGAAGACGCCGCTCACCGTGCTGTCGGGGTTCCTCGAGACGATGCGCGAGCTGCCGCTGAACGAGGAAGACCGTGCGCGCTATCTCGACATGATGGAGCAGCAGGCCTCGCGGATGCGGCACATCGTGACCGACCTGCTGGTGCTCGCGAAGCTCGAGGGCGAGAGCAAGCCGCCGCTCGATCGCGCGATCGACATGCGTGCCGTGTTCGACCATCTGAAGGAGGACGCGCAGACACTGTCGAACGGGCATCACGACATCGCGTTCACGATCGACGAGACGCTTGGCGTCACCGGCGCGCAGACGGAGCTGTTCAGCGCATTCGCGAATCTCGTTACCAACGCGATCCGCTATACGCCGGAAGGCGGCAAGATCGTCGTGACGTGGCGGCGCGAAGGTGCGCAGGGCGTGTTTTCCGTCACGGACAGCGGCTTCGGGATTCCGGCCGCCGACCTGCCGCGGCTCACTGAACGCTTCTACCGCGTCGATCGCAGCCGTTCGCGCGACACGGGCGGCACGGGGCTCGGCCTTGCGATCGTCAAGCACGTGCTGCAGCGTCATGACGCGCACCTGTACGTGCAAAGCGAGGAAGGGCGCGGCAGCACGTTCACCGCGCGGTTCCCGGGCTCGCGCATCATCGCGATCCGGCCGGCCGCATACGAGGCATGA
- the pstB gene encoding phosphate ABC transporter ATP-binding protein PstB, whose protein sequence is MNMAESHLNPVERTAAPAGTQEAAHGRPLEPLNAKIEVNNLNFFYNKFHALKNINLSIPEGKVTAFIGPSGCGKSTLLRTFNKMFALYPEQRAEGEIMMDGENLLTTKRDISLLRARIGMVFQKPTPFPMSIYDNIAFGVKMFEKLTRSEMDDRVEWALTKAALWNEVKDKLNQSGYGLSGGQQQRLCIARGIAIRPEVLLLDEPCSALDPISTGRIEELIAELKSDYTVVIVTHNMQQAARCSDFTAYMYLGELIEFGETEKIFIKPVRKETEDYITGRFG, encoded by the coding sequence ATGAATATGGCAGAAAGCCACCTGAATCCTGTCGAGCGCACTGCAGCGCCGGCCGGCACGCAAGAAGCGGCGCACGGCCGTCCGCTCGAGCCGCTGAACGCGAAGATCGAGGTCAACAACCTCAACTTCTTCTACAACAAGTTCCACGCGCTGAAGAACATCAACCTGAGCATTCCCGAAGGGAAGGTGACGGCGTTCATCGGCCCGTCGGGCTGCGGCAAGTCGACGCTGCTGCGCACGTTCAACAAGATGTTCGCACTCTATCCGGAGCAGCGCGCCGAAGGTGAAATCATGATGGACGGCGAGAACCTGCTGACGACGAAGCGCGACATCTCGCTGCTGCGCGCGCGTATCGGCATGGTGTTCCAGAAGCCGACCCCGTTCCCGATGTCGATCTACGACAACATCGCGTTCGGCGTGAAGATGTTCGAAAAGCTCACGCGCTCGGAAATGGACGACCGCGTCGAGTGGGCGCTCACGAAGGCCGCGCTGTGGAACGAAGTGAAGGACAAGCTGAACCAGAGCGGCTACGGCCTCTCGGGCGGCCAGCAGCAGCGTCTGTGCATCGCGCGCGGCATCGCGATCCGTCCGGAAGTGCTGCTGCTCGACGAGCCGTGCTCGGCGCTCGACCCGATCTCGACGGGCCGCATCGAAGAGCTGATCGCGGAGCTGAAGAGCGACTACACGGTCGTGATCGTCACGCACAACATGCAGCAGGCCGCACGCTGCTCGGATTTCACGGCCTACATGTACCTGGGCGAGTTGATCGAATTCGGCGAGACCGAAAAGATCTTCATCAAGCCGGTGCGCAAGGAAACGGAAGACTACATCACCGGCCGCTTCGGCTGA